The DNA window TTACCAACCGGAAGCCGCAGGCGACTTTCACCTGTAGGCCGCAGGTCAGGATTCACCATCGCAAATGCAAGAAGCCCGCAAAAATGCGGGCTTCTTGGGTGTCGCCTATCTGTCTCTAGCAGCAGCGGCCGGACGCGGGATCATTCCCACTCGATAGTCGCTGGCGGCTTGCTCGACACGTCGTAGGTGACGCGGGAGATGCCTTCGATTTCGTTGATGATGCGGTTGGAGACTTTCTCCAGCAGCTCATACGGCAGGTGCGCCCAGCGGGCGGTCATGAAGTCGATGGTTTCCACGGCGCGCAGGGCGACGACCCAAGCGTAGCGACGGCCATCGCCGACCACGCCGACCGATTTCACCGGCTGGAACACCACGAAGGCCTGGCTGGTCTTGTGGTACCAGTCGAAGTTGCGCAGTTCCTCGATGAAGATATGGTCGGCCTGGCGCAGCAGGTCGGCGTATTCCTTCTTCACTTCGCCAAGGATGCGCACACCCAGGCCCGGCCCCGGGAAGGGGTGGCGGTAGACCATGTCATAAGGCAGGCCCAGTTCCAGGCCGATCTTGCGCACTTCGTCCTTGAACAGCTCGCGCAGCGGCTCGACCAGTTTGAGCTTCATGTCCTCAGGCAGGCCACCGACGTTGTGGTGGGACTTGATGACATGGGCCTTGCCCGTCTTGGCGCCGGCCGATTCGATCACGTCGGGGTAGATGGTGCCCTGGGCGAGGAACTGGATGTTGTCCAGTTTCGACGACTCTTCGTCGAAGATCTCGATGAAGGTACGGCCAATGATCTTGCGCTTCTGCTCCGGATCGCTGACGCCTGCCAGCTGCGAAAGGAACTTCTCCTCGGCATCGGCACGGATCACCTTGACGCCCATGTTCTCGGCGAACATGGCCATCACCTGGTCACCTTCGTGCAGGCGCAGCAGGCCGTTGTCGACGAATACGCAGGTCAGCTGGTCGCCGATGGCGCGGTGCAGCAACGCCGCCACCACGGAAGAGTCGACACCGCCGGACAGGCCCAGCAGCACATTGGCATCGCCGACCTGCTCACGTACCTGGCGAATGGCGTCTTCGACGATGTTCGAGGCGGTCCACAGGGCTTCACAGCCGCAGATGTCGAGGATGAAACGCGAAAGAATGCGTCCGCCCTGCTTGGTGTGGGTGACTTCCGGGTGGAACTGCACACCGTAGTAGCCACGGGCATCATCGACCATCGCGGCGATCGGGCAGCTAGGCGTACTGGCCAGCACACTGAAGCCCGGCGCCAGTTCGGTGACCTTGTCACCATGGCTCATCCACACGTCGAGGCCGAGCACGCCATCGGCACTCACATGGTCCTCGATACCGTCGAGCAGCCGCGACTTGCCGACCACGTCGACCCGCGCATAGCCGAACTCGCGCACGTCGGAGCCCTGCACCTTGCCGCCCAGTTGCTCGGACATGGTCTGCATGCCATAGCAGATGCCCAGCAGCGGTACGCCCAGGTCGAACACCGCCTGCGGCGCGCGCGGGCTGCCTGCAAGGTGCACGGACTCCGGACCGCCGGCGAGGATGATGCCGCGCGGGGCGAAGGCACGGATGTCCTCGTCGCTCATGTCGAACGGGTGCAGCTCGCAGTACACGCCGATCTCGCGCACGCGGCGGGCGATCAACTGGGTGTACTGGGAGCCGAAGTCGAGGATCAGGATGCGGTGGGCGTGGATGTCTTGATGGGACATTGGCTTTCCTTCGGAAAGAGCTTGAAGCTGAAAGCCGGAAGCTGGAAGTGAAAGCGGAGGTCATCGACCTCCAGCTTCCAGCTTCCAGCTTCCAGCGCCTGTTGAGCCGAGCGGATCAGCCTACTCGGTAGTTGGGTGCTTCCTTGGTGATCTGCACGTCATGCACATGGGACTCGGCCATGCCGGCACCGGTGATGCGCACGAACTCCGGCTTGCTGCGCATGTCGTCGATGGTCGCGCTGCCGGTGTAGCCCATGGAGGAACGCAGGCCGCCCATCAACTGGTGGATGATCGCCGACAGCGAGCCCTTGTAGGGGACGCGGCCTTCGATGCCTTCCGGGACCAGCTTCTCGGCGCCGGCCGAGGAGTCCTGGAAGTAACGGTCGGAAGACCCCTGGGCCTGGGCCATGGCGCCCAGCGAGCCCATGCCACGGTAAGCCTTGTAGGAACGGCCCTGGAACAGCTCGATCTCGCCCGGCGCTTCTTCGGTGCCAGCGAACATCGAACCCATCATCACGGCGTTGGCGCCAGCGACGATGGCCTTGGACAGGTCACCGGAGAAGCGGATACCGCCGTCGGCGATCATCGGCACGCCACTTTCCTTGAGGGCCGCGGCGACGTTGGCGATAGCGGAAATCTGCGGCACGCCGACACCGGCGACGATGCGCGTGGTGCAGATCGAGCCAGGGCCGATACCGACCTTGACCGCGTCCGCTCCGGCCTTGACCAGGTCCAGCGCGGCTTCGGCGGTGGCGATGTTGCCGCCGATCACCTGCACCTGCGGGAAGTTCTCCTTGACCCAGCGCACGCGGTCGATCACGCCACGGGAATGCCCGTGGGCGGTATCCACCACCACCACGTCGACACCCGCGTTGACCAGTGCCTCGACACGCTCGCCGGTGTCGGCGCCGGTGCCGACCGCCGCGCCAACGCGCAGGCGCCCCTGCTCGTCCTTGGACGCCAGCGGGTAGATCTTGGCCTTCTCGATATCACGGAAGGTCACCAGGCCACGCAGGTTGAAGTTGCGGTCGACCACCAGCATCTTCTCGATGCGGTGCTCGTAGAGCTTGGTCTTGATGTCTTCCAGGCCGGTGCCTTCCTCGACGGTGACCAGCTTGTCCTTCGGCGTCATGATCGCCGCGACGGAATCGCCACGGTTGGGCGTGAAGCGCAGGTCGCGACCGGTGACGATACCCACCAGCTCACGCCCCGACACCACCGGGAAACCGGAAAAACCCAGCTCCGAGGCCTTGCGCAGCAGCTCGCTGATCTTGGTTTCCGGAGTGACGGTGACCGGATCGTGGACGATGGCCGTCTCGTGGCGCTTGACCTTGCGCACTTCGGCGGCCTGCTGCTCGATGGTCATGTTCTTGTGGATGATGCCGATGCCGCCTTCCTGGGCCATGGCAATCGCCAGGCGCGCTTCGGTGACGGTGTCCATCGCCGCCGAAACCAGCGGGATATTCAGCTCGATGCCACGGGTCAGACGGGTCTTCAGGCTGACATCCTTGGGCAATACCTCGGAATATCCGGGGATCAGGAGGACATCGTCGAAAGTCAGGGCTTCTTGGCTGATACGCAGCATGGCGGGAGCTCCCAGGCGGGAAAAAGGAAGCGCGGCATTATACCCATGAGAGGCACAAGCTCCAAGCGGGAGACATGTAATCAGGCCTCCACTACCAC is part of the Pseudomonas sp. ABC1 genome and encodes:
- the guaA gene encoding glutamine-hydrolyzing GMP synthase, with amino-acid sequence MSHQDIHAHRILILDFGSQYTQLIARRVREIGVYCELHPFDMSDEDIRAFAPRGIILAGGPESVHLAGSPRAPQAVFDLGVPLLGICYGMQTMSEQLGGKVQGSDVREFGYARVDVVGKSRLLDGIEDHVSADGVLGLDVWMSHGDKVTELAPGFSVLASTPSCPIAAMVDDARGYYGVQFHPEVTHTKQGGRILSRFILDICGCEALWTASNIVEDAIRQVREQVGDANVLLGLSGGVDSSVVAALLHRAIGDQLTCVFVDNGLLRLHEGDQVMAMFAENMGVKVIRADAEEKFLSQLAGVSDPEQKRKIIGRTFIEIFDEESSKLDNIQFLAQGTIYPDVIESAGAKTGKAHVIKSHHNVGGLPEDMKLKLVEPLRELFKDEVRKIGLELGLPYDMVYRHPFPGPGLGVRILGEVKKEYADLLRQADHIFIEELRNFDWYHKTSQAFVVFQPVKSVGVVGDGRRYAWVVALRAVETIDFMTARWAHLPYELLEKVSNRIINEIEGISRVTYDVSSKPPATIEWE
- the guaB gene encoding IMP dehydrogenase, with translation MLRISQEALTFDDVLLIPGYSEVLPKDVSLKTRLTRGIELNIPLVSAAMDTVTEARLAIAMAQEGGIGIIHKNMTIEQQAAEVRKVKRHETAIVHDPVTVTPETKISELLRKASELGFSGFPVVSGRELVGIVTGRDLRFTPNRGDSVAAIMTPKDKLVTVEEGTGLEDIKTKLYEHRIEKMLVVDRNFNLRGLVTFRDIEKAKIYPLASKDEQGRLRVGAAVGTGADTGERVEALVNAGVDVVVVDTAHGHSRGVIDRVRWVKENFPQVQVIGGNIATAEAALDLVKAGADAVKVGIGPGSICTTRIVAGVGVPQISAIANVAAALKESGVPMIADGGIRFSGDLSKAIVAGANAVMMGSMFAGTEEAPGEIELFQGRSYKAYRGMGSLGAMAQAQGSSDRYFQDSSAGAEKLVPEGIEGRVPYKGSLSAIIHQLMGGLRSSMGYTGSATIDDMRSKPEFVRITGAGMAESHVHDVQITKEAPNYRVG